In one Phosphitispora fastidiosa genomic region, the following are encoded:
- a CDS encoding uroporphyrinogen decarboxylase family protein has translation MNKKERFEAVRKKQAPDHMPVWPRVMSQMIFGKGVLLPEVTGEDCYDSDRITELVLQNIEGIGYDLAIPTYIDYAFGVPPLGGKIMVPDKFGIAAGTTEQQSVMTKDDWPEVQRKLARFNHRTTDPRMKGALEVIKNVSREIGDHTPLVSAYYVGTTAAMFLFRPNEAFMEDFYEDPDWVDEMCKVATDWAMDWVRAQYDAGSNSVTVIAETMGTLMMNPSMGERFNLPNIARLVEMVNKEFNQGVWLHIHGDMKKPASYRYLERLAKETGIEGLHLDENHTSEWVKENVVDKLGIGACIITDGAKLVNGTIDEIDNEVKDQISGIGDGLGMMMAPSCQVLPATPDKNFKAWVDATHKYGTYPLQGK, from the coding sequence ATGAATAAAAAGGAAAGGTTTGAAGCTGTTCGAAAAAAGCAGGCTCCGGATCATATGCCGGTCTGGCCTCGCGTGATGTCGCAAATGATATTTGGGAAAGGTGTATTGTTACCTGAAGTTACGGGAGAGGATTGTTATGATTCAGATCGAATCACCGAGCTAGTCTTACAAAATATTGAGGGGATAGGATATGATTTAGCCATACCTACCTATATTGACTATGCTTTTGGTGTCCCGCCTCTGGGAGGAAAAATAATGGTCCCTGATAAATTTGGAATTGCAGCAGGGACAACGGAACAACAATCGGTAATGACCAAGGACGATTGGCCGGAAGTTCAGAGGAAGCTAGCCAGGTTTAACCATCGGACTACAGATCCTCGGATGAAAGGGGCACTGGAGGTAATTAAAAACGTTTCCCGGGAGATCGGTGATCATACACCTTTGGTGTCTGCCTACTACGTTGGAACGACTGCAGCGATGTTTTTGTTCCGCCCCAACGAAGCTTTTATGGAGGATTTTTATGAGGATCCAGATTGGGTTGATGAGATGTGTAAGGTGGCAACTGACTGGGCAATGGATTGGGTCCGCGCCCAATATGATGCGGGTTCAAACAGTGTTACGGTGATTGCGGAAACGATGGGGACCTTGATGATGAATCCAAGCATGGGAGAGCGTTTCAATCTCCCCAATATTGCACGTTTAGTGGAAATGGTGAATAAGGAATTCAATCAGGGTGTGTGGCTGCATATACACGGCGATATGAAAAAGCCTGCGTCGTACAGGTATCTTGAGAGGTTAGCTAAAGAGACCGGTATAGAAGGTCTTCATCTTGACGAAAATCATACTTCGGAGTGGGTGAAGGAGAATGTAGTGGACAAATTGGGGATTGGCGCCTGTATTATTACAGATGGTGCGAAGTTAGTGAATGGCACTATAGATGAAATAGATAATGAGGTCAAAGACCAGATATCCGGGATCGGTGATGGGTTAGGGATGATGATGGCTCCGAGCTGTCAGGTATTGCCAGCCACCCCGGATAAAAATTTCAAGGCCTGGGTCGATGCCACCCATAAGTATGGGACATATCCTTTGCAGGGTAAGTAG
- a CDS encoding C-GCAxxG-C-C family protein yields MLLTLRESSGGPWNNIPIEMFIYGAGGAYSWGTLCGALNTSMAVMCLASDKHAEVGNELIGWYTEFPFPSDKMDAYSHFPKQHQTISKSPLCHVSVSTWANAADSIQRINEKAKKDRCAKVTGDTAARAAELLNQALEGKVVPLYKVPEEFNHCMQCHQGEKSTLDNQQGKMNCNLCHGVPDNHPSEIQ; encoded by the coding sequence TTGCTTCTGACTCTGAGAGAATCATCCGGGGGGCCGTGGAATAATATTCCGATAGAGATGTTCATATATGGCGCTGGTGGAGCATATTCATGGGGAACTTTATGTGGAGCTTTAAACACGAGTATGGCCGTTATGTGTCTTGCTTCAGATAAACATGCCGAAGTTGGCAACGAGTTAATCGGATGGTACACCGAGTTTCCATTCCCGTCCGACAAAATGGATGCTTATTCCCATTTCCCCAAACAGCATCAGACAATATCCAAATCACCTCTGTGCCACGTATCTGTAAGCACGTGGGCCAATGCTGCTGACTCCATTCAAAGGATTAACGAAAAAGCTAAGAAGGATCGCTGTGCCAAGGTTACGGGTGATACAGCTGCCAGGGCAGCAGAACTTCTGAACCAGGCTCTTGAGGGGAAGGTTGTTCCTCTGTATAAGGTTCCTGAGGAATTTAATCACTGTATGCAGTGTCATCAAGGTGAAAAAAGTACTCTGGATAATCAACAGGGAAAAATGAACTGCAATCTATGTCATGGTGTCCCTGACAATCATCCGTCGGAAATTCAGTAA